From a region of the Desulfovibrio desulfuricans genome:
- a CDS encoding DUF6079 family protein, which yields MKYGDLIQFDPIESVVQLRDADKANAAHTLVNTYVISEEMAERLIQLIIPQMQFDQPVDNKGLLVVGNYGTGKSHLMSVVSSLAADASLLEGLKNDGVRDAASQIAGRFKVIRTEIGATTMSLRDILVAELEEHLEKLGVEYVFPEAGTITSHKRAFEDMMAKFGEVFPEHGLLLVVDELLDYLRTRKDQELILDLNFLREVGEVCKDLRFRFMAGVQEAIFDSPRFAFVADSIRRVKDRFEQILIARSDVKFVVAERLLKKTTEQQAKIRDYLMPFAKYYGGLNERMDEFVRLFPVHPDYIDTFERVTVVEKREVLKTLSIGMKGILGKDVPQDEPGLIAFDSYWNTLKQNASFRAIPEIRAVIDCSQVLESRIENAITRKQYKPMALRLIHALSVHRLTTGDIYAPMGASAEELRDRLCLFDPLIAELGSDEPDKDLQTHVETVLREIHKTVSGQFISFNADNRQFYLDLKKTDDFDALIDKRAESLGQAQLDRFYYEALKRVMECQDATYVTGYKIWQHELVWQEHKAARSGYLFFGAPNERSTAVPQRDFYLYFIQPNDPPRFKDDKVNDEVFFRLKGTDEEFQTALKSYAAALDLAATSSGHAKATYESKANGFLKKLVQWLQKHMSDAFEVTYQGRAKSMTEWAKGKSIRDLSGLSPHETINFRDLVNTIAGVCLAPNFENQAPDYPFFSVLITGNNRAQAAQDALRAIAGQNRTKQATAVLDALELLDGEKIDSYKSKYTKFILDAVKAKGHGQVVNRSEIIQDDHGLEYMNPGGGRLEPEWVAVILASLVYSGDIVLAIPGKKFDATGLQQLAATGMDELVRFKHLEQPKEWNLPALKALFELLGMTPGMAQLVTQGKDEPVQNLQQAVGKIVKRIVMTQQTLREGLSFWGLDLLAGTDLASQASGLDEAKGFFESLQAYSSPGKLKNFRYSAPEVLAHEKAVKALDELDALREFIMDHSPTASWLSTAEAVLPAEHDWVDRMKTTRQDVLDALKQADLTELASQSQPIGAKLQKLKKDYTVAYIGLHTKARLGVNDDQRKAGLLNDQRLQTLLKLAGIDLMPRQQLTDYQNRLAGLKSCFALTEQNLDASPICPHCGFRPSMETSTTAGSQMIDQMDAQLDAMVAAWTSTILSNLEDPITQANMDLLKIDDREPLEAFIKSKELPVPLDSNFVHALKEVLSGLVKVTVKAQELQQALQVTDGPATPAEMKKRFEEYIDQLTKGKDPAKVRIVME from the coding sequence GTGAAATACGGAGATCTTATCCAATTCGATCCGATTGAGTCGGTGGTTCAGTTGCGTGACGCGGATAAAGCGAATGCCGCACACACCCTCGTGAACACCTATGTCATTTCCGAGGAAATGGCCGAACGGCTCATCCAGCTTATCATTCCTCAGATGCAGTTCGACCAGCCGGTCGACAACAAGGGCCTGCTGGTCGTCGGTAACTACGGCACCGGTAAGTCGCACTTGATGTCGGTGGTCTCCAGCCTTGCCGCAGACGCCTCCCTGCTGGAAGGGCTGAAGAACGATGGTGTCCGCGACGCAGCCTCTCAGATCGCCGGACGTTTCAAGGTTATCCGTACCGAAATCGGAGCCACCACCATGTCCCTGCGCGACATCCTGGTGGCCGAACTGGAAGAGCATCTCGAAAAACTCGGTGTGGAGTATGTGTTCCCCGAGGCGGGCACCATCACCAGCCACAAGCGGGCCTTCGAAGACATGATGGCCAAGTTCGGCGAGGTCTTCCCCGAACACGGCCTGCTGCTGGTGGTCGATGAGCTGCTCGACTACCTGCGCACCCGCAAGGACCAGGAGCTGATCCTCGACCTCAACTTCCTCCGCGAGGTCGGCGAGGTCTGCAAGGACCTGCGCTTCCGCTTCATGGCCGGTGTCCAGGAAGCCATTTTCGATAGCCCGCGCTTCGCCTTTGTCGCCGACAGCATCCGCCGGGTGAAGGACCGCTTCGAGCAGATCCTCATTGCCCGTAGCGACGTCAAATTCGTTGTGGCCGAGCGTCTGCTTAAGAAGACCACAGAGCAACAGGCCAAGATCCGCGACTACCTGATGCCCTTTGCCAAATACTATGGCGGCCTCAACGAGCGCATGGACGAGTTCGTCCGGCTCTTTCCCGTGCATCCCGATTACATCGACACCTTCGAGCGGGTTACCGTGGTGGAAAAACGCGAGGTGCTCAAAACCCTGTCCATAGGTATGAAGGGCATTCTCGGTAAGGACGTGCCGCAGGACGAGCCTGGCCTGATCGCCTTCGACAGCTACTGGAACACGCTCAAGCAGAACGCCTCGTTCCGCGCCATTCCCGAGATCCGGGCGGTCATCGATTGCAGCCAGGTGCTGGAATCCCGCATCGAGAACGCCATCACCCGTAAGCAATACAAGCCGATGGCGCTGCGCCTCATCCATGCGCTGTCCGTCCACCGCCTCACCACCGGCGACATCTATGCTCCCATGGGCGCATCCGCCGAGGAGCTGCGCGACCGCCTCTGTCTTTTCGATCCGCTGATCGCCGAGCTGGGCAGCGACGAACCGGATAAGGACTTGCAGACCCATGTGGAAACGGTCCTGCGCGAGATCCACAAAACGGTCAGCGGCCAGTTCATCTCCTTCAATGCCGACAACCGCCAGTTCTATCTCGACCTGAAGAAGACCGACGACTTCGACGCCCTGATCGACAAGCGGGCCGAAAGCCTGGGCCAGGCCCAGCTCGACCGTTTCTATTACGAGGCGCTCAAGCGGGTCATGGAATGCCAGGACGCCACCTATGTGACCGGCTACAAAATCTGGCAGCACGAACTGGTCTGGCAGGAGCACAAGGCAGCCCGCTCCGGCTACCTCTTTTTCGGGGCACCGAACGAGCGTTCCACCGCCGTGCCGCAGCGGGACTTTTACCTCTACTTCATCCAGCCCAACGATCCGCCGCGCTTCAAGGACGACAAGGTCAACGACGAGGTCTTCTTCCGCCTGAAAGGCACCGACGAGGAATTCCAGACTGCGCTGAAGAGCTATGCGGCCGCACTGGATCTTGCAGCCACCTCATCGGGCCATGCCAAGGCCACCTATGAATCGAAGGCCAACGGTTTCCTGAAGAAGCTGGTCCAGTGGCTGCAGAAGCACATGAGCGATGCCTTCGAGGTCACCTATCAGGGCCGCGCCAAGTCCATGACCGAATGGGCCAAGGGCAAATCCATCCGCGACCTGTCGGGCCTGTCGCCTCACGAGACTATCAACTTCCGCGACTTGGTGAACACCATCGCCGGTGTCTGCCTGGCACCGAACTTCGAGAATCAGGCTCCGGACTATCCGTTCTTCTCGGTCCTGATCACCGGCAACAATCGCGCCCAGGCCGCGCAGGACGCCCTGCGGGCCATCGCCGGTCAGAACCGAACCAAGCAGGCCACCGCTGTGCTGGACGCCCTGGAGCTGCTCGACGGCGAGAAGATCGATTCCTACAAATCGAAGTACACCAAATTCATCCTCGATGCCGTCAAGGCCAAGGGCCACGGTCAGGTGGTCAACCGCAGCGAGATCATTCAGGACGATCACGGGCTGGAATACATGAACCCCGGCGGTGGTCGACTTGAGCCGGAATGGGTGGCGGTCATCCTGGCTTCGCTGGTCTACTCCGGCGACATCGTGCTCGCCATTCCGGGCAAAAAGTTTGACGCCACCGGCCTGCAGCAGCTTGCCGCGACCGGCATGGACGAGCTGGTCCGCTTCAAGCACCTGGAGCAGCCCAAGGAATGGAACCTGCCCGCGCTCAAAGCGCTGTTCGAACTGCTCGGCATGACGCCGGGCATGGCCCAGCTTGTCACCCAGGGCAAGGACGAGCCGGTGCAGAACCTGCAACAAGCAGTGGGCAAGATCGTCAAGCGCATCGTCATGACCCAGCAGACCCTGCGCGAAGGGCTCTCCTTCTGGGGCCTGGACCTGCTCGCGGGAACCGACCTGGCCAGCCAGGCCAGCGGGCTGGACGAGGCCAAGGGCTTCTTTGAATCGCTCCAGGCCTATTCCTCGCCGGGTAAGCTGAAAAACTTCCGCTACAGCGCTCCCGAAGTGCTGGCCCACGAAAAGGCCGTGAAGGCCCTGGATGAGCTGGACGCCCTGCGTGAGTTCATCATGGACCACAGCCCGACGGCGTCCTGGCTCTCTACCGCCGAGGCGGTGCTGCCCGCCGAGCACGACTGGGTGGATCGCATGAAGACCACCCGGCAGGACGTGCTGGATGCCCTCAAGCAGGCCGACCTGACCGAGCTGGCCAGCCAGTCCCAGCCCATCGGGGCCAAGCTGCAAAAGCTGAAGAAGGATTACACCGTCGCCTACATCGGCCTGCATACCAAGGCGCGGCTGGGCGTGAACGACGACCAGCGCAAGGCAGGACTGCTCAACGATCAACGCCTGCAAACCCTGCTCAAGCTGGCTGGTATAGACCTGATGCCCCGGCAGCAGCTCACCGATTACCAGAACCGCCTGGCCGGACTGAAAAGCTGCTTCGCCCTGACCGAGCAAAACCTCGACGCCTCGCCCATTTGCCCGCATTGCGGGTTCCGGCCTTCGATGGAAACCAGTACGACTGCAGGCTCGCAGATGATCGACCAGATGGACGCCCAGCTCGACGCCATGGTGGCGGCCTGGACCTCCACCATCCTTAGCAACCTGGAGGACCCGATCACCCAGGCCAATATGGATCTGCTGAAGATCGATGACCGTGAGCCCCTGGAAGCCTTCATCAAGTCGAAGGAACTGCCGGTTCCGCTGGACAGCAACTTTGTTCACGCCCTGAAGGAAGTGCTCTCCGGCTTGGTCAAGGTCACCGTCAAGGCGCAGGAGCTGCAACAGGCCCTGCAGGTCACCGACGGCCCGGCCACCCCGGCAGAGATGAAGAAACGCTTTGAGGAGTACATCGATCAGCTCACCAAGGGCAAGGACCCGGCCAAGGTGCGGATCGTCATGGAATAA
- the brxF gene encoding BREX-3 system P-loop-containing protein BrxF, producing MTENIHNTLIQSIQAVEGLYYRLILLVGKTGSGKTRVLRKLAETVGSSVVNVNLALSGELLELTAKQRSLRLPGILDQIADQAQAPVVLDNLEILFDKDLQQDPLRLLQGISRNRAVVASWNGIMNSGRLLYAETGHPEYRSYDSVDALIVGMDGSATVDSAKNNREAGLA from the coding sequence ATGACTGAAAATATTCATAATACACTAATACAGTCCATCCAGGCTGTTGAAGGTCTCTATTACCGCCTGATTCTACTGGTAGGCAAAACCGGTTCAGGCAAGACAAGAGTTCTTCGAAAATTGGCCGAGACTGTCGGCTCATCCGTCGTCAACGTCAATCTGGCACTTTCAGGCGAACTGCTTGAGCTGACGGCAAAGCAGCGGTCGCTTCGGCTACCGGGCATCCTCGATCAGATCGCGGACCAGGCTCAAGCACCCGTGGTGCTGGATAATCTCGAGATCCTTTTCGACAAGGATCTCCAGCAGGACCCCTTGCGCCTGCTGCAGGGCATTTCAAGAAACCGGGCCGTGGTGGCTTCGTGGAACGGAATCATGAATTCCGGGAGGCTTTTGTACGCCGAAACCGGCCATCCCGAGTACCGCAGCTATGACTCGGTCGATGCGCTGATTGTGGGCATGGATGGCTCGGCCACGGTCGATTCGGCAAAAAACAATAGAGAGGCAGGGCTGGCGTGA
- a CDS encoding YagK/YfjJ domain-containing protein — MNNINFREMMCDNDDSLYRPNIHDKLSTLLTEYTTIHSKTMVIRFDVTYPKGFMAVEDNSDMSNLMKLLIQQCSRNGVSPAYFWVREQSLKSDNQHYHCMLLLDGNKTCRYYPYIKSAEEIWGRILDVDPKGLIHYCDRDPDGNRQANGIILRSDDPSYEGKIEAVVRQAMYLAKDHTKGICNDGFRDFGMTRMANVSRLRVRRTRREQDQADSYYA, encoded by the coding sequence ATGAACAACATAAACTTTAGAGAAATGATGTGTGACAATGATGATAGCCTGTATAGACCAAATATACATGACAAACTATCAACACTCCTTACGGAGTACACAACTATACACAGTAAAACAATGGTTATTCGGTTTGATGTGACCTACCCCAAAGGCTTCATGGCTGTCGAAGATAACAGCGATATGTCAAATCTAATGAAACTGCTTATTCAACAGTGTTCACGCAATGGAGTGTCACCAGCGTATTTTTGGGTAAGAGAGCAATCTCTCAAAAGTGACAATCAACACTATCACTGCATGTTATTGCTCGATGGCAACAAGACTTGCAGGTACTATCCCTACATCAAGTCAGCAGAAGAGATATGGGGCAGGATACTCGATGTGGACCCTAAAGGGCTGATCCACTATTGTGACAGAGACCCTGACGGCAACAGGCAAGCTAATGGCATCATCTTGCGCAGTGATGACCCAAGCTACGAGGGCAAGATTGAAGCCGTTGTACGGCAAGCCATGTACTTGGCTAAAGACCACACCAAAGGCATCTGCAACGATGGATTCAGAGACTTTGGCATGACACGTATGGCAAATGTTTCACGCCTTAGGGTTCGTCGGACGAGACGAGAACAGGATCAGGCAGACAGCTACTACGCATAA
- the tnpA gene encoding IS200/IS605 family transposase, whose translation MGTKAQSLAHTKWLCKYHIVFTPKYRRKIIFAQLRDSIKEILQSLCKYKGVEILEGHLMPDHIHMLVSIPPKISVSSFMGYLKGKSSLMIFDKHANLKYKFGNRKFWAEGYYVSTVGLNGATIKKYIQQQEKHDIMQDKLSTREYQDPFKG comes from the coding sequence ATGGGAACCAAGGCCCAAAGTTTAGCTCACACAAAATGGCTGTGCAAGTATCATATCGTGTTTACGCCCAAGTATCGTCGAAAAATAATATTTGCTCAGTTGCGCGATAGTATAAAGGAAATTTTGCAGAGTCTTTGCAAGTACAAAGGAGTAGAGATTCTGGAAGGTCACTTGATGCCAGACCATATACACATGCTGGTGAGTATCCCACCCAAGATCAGTGTGTCGAGTTTTATGGGGTATCTAAAAGGGAAGAGTTCATTGATGATCTTCGATAAGCACGCAAACCTTAAATATAAATTCGGCAATAGGAAGTTTTGGGCCGAAGGTTATTATGTCAGCACCGTTGGGCTGAACGGGGCAACGATCAAAAAATATATCCAGCAGCAAGAAAAACACGACATCATGCAAGACAAGTTGAGTACGCGGGAGTATCAAGACCCCTTTAAGGGGTAG
- a CDS encoding AAA family ATPase → MTFDYKKMFKEAMETGQPVTRVRQLVCHDNIPASVAGKTIDTTAKVVPSNDHSQKPPFDVLDYARRWKLPPSHTLHSVSASKKDHPFEITPERVAESVQQMDRSGIPACMMDSQQADFYASLVGNEFTSLNGWTKIRIIRAVGGNDADVRFWQSHLRLEYFLPWVVKKLNRGPVISALVLGRLMCLKPEFCFSAFPETTQQRAQYSKEAQVEDATPKSIVVGAINFKRLHMDIQRDLDDCIMQAVCHYSDGKNDIFAFAVRVTGEQGKDSLKIGMKSAVAHLLSRDMIVRHPKAPVLICVDIKVAISFRDAAREGHVFERTGVIVSGFAGGEETPKGLLLSDVAGHSVTIVSAPGQEGWDGVDLLAKRCLENGAADVNVYPWPIVQGDVLDISPYKPEMQNDLLAKTTDLNTLELPSQLVTRIRREAIPTEDMASWKKNALLFETTPACTEGKQSCQTDFEIVTFEMLPDVVPREDDVPVAVRQMFTPQYTTLIWGASNAGKSWLGIELATSLTTGTPYLYFAASAPCTLCYLDGEVGSDFKPRVNQLLQGREEFLSLLNKNLFVISAKGGLNILDGETQKILISKLQKSGIKCIVIDNLLSLAPTASKSNSTPLLDFIHRIEKLGIGVIVLHHAGKTGKDFKGPVDLASLCQNVIHLEGRDQLAKEISKDDEGDDQPLSQDLAEALEGDGPVVRMTIEKCKIAPELERRKMVYKLPVGGIWEFVEGEMSTPTRNSSDSPIVEGTPKNFPVDSTPLPPDAQKLLDTMNKGQSYSRSDLEKITGFTTKKTLNMLKSLLEINIVSQKGEGKSTYYFKS, encoded by the coding sequence ATGACTTTTGATTATAAAAAGATGTTTAAAGAAGCGATGGAAACAGGCCAACCAGTCACCAGAGTTCGCCAGCTCGTTTGTCATGACAATATTCCTGCCTCGGTTGCCGGAAAAACGATTGATACAACGGCAAAGGTTGTGCCTTCAAACGACCATTCACAAAAACCTCCTTTTGACGTGCTTGACTATGCTAGGCGATGGAAGCTGCCGCCTTCCCATACCCTGCACTCTGTTTCTGCAAGCAAAAAAGACCATCCTTTCGAGATAACCCCGGAAAGGGTGGCTGAGAGCGTCCAGCAAATGGATCGCTCCGGCATTCCTGCATGCATGATGGACAGCCAGCAGGCTGACTTCTATGCATCGCTGGTCGGCAACGAGTTTACTTCCCTGAACGGCTGGACGAAAATCAGAATCATTCGTGCCGTTGGCGGCAACGATGCTGATGTCAGGTTTTGGCAGTCTCATTTACGCTTGGAATATTTCTTGCCGTGGGTCGTGAAAAAGCTGAATCGTGGCCCTGTAATTTCAGCCTTGGTTCTGGGAAGACTGATGTGTCTGAAGCCGGAATTTTGTTTTAGCGCATTTCCTGAAACCACCCAGCAGAGGGCTCAGTATTCGAAGGAAGCTCAAGTTGAGGATGCAACCCCGAAGAGCATCGTTGTGGGTGCCATCAACTTCAAACGTCTACATATGGACATTCAGCGGGATCTCGACGACTGCATAATGCAGGCGGTGTGCCATTACTCTGATGGTAAAAATGACATATTTGCTTTCGCCGTCCGCGTTACTGGCGAGCAGGGCAAAGATTCACTAAAGATCGGCATGAAATCCGCCGTTGCGCATCTGCTGTCACGCGATATGATTGTTCGCCACCCCAAAGCCCCCGTGCTCATCTGCGTGGACATCAAAGTGGCTATTTCTTTTCGGGATGCAGCGCGTGAGGGACATGTTTTTGAGCGCACGGGTGTGATCGTGTCGGGCTTTGCCGGTGGAGAAGAGACCCCAAAAGGCCTTCTGCTCAGTGATGTGGCTGGGCATTCCGTAACCATCGTATCCGCTCCTGGGCAAGAAGGCTGGGATGGGGTTGACCTGCTGGCCAAACGCTGCCTTGAGAACGGGGCTGCTGACGTGAATGTTTATCCCTGGCCCATAGTGCAAGGGGACGTGCTGGATATCTCCCCATATAAGCCGGAAATGCAGAATGACCTGCTTGCCAAGACGACTGACCTTAACACGCTGGAGTTGCCTTCACAATTGGTTACCCGCATCAGGCGCGAGGCCATTCCAACTGAAGATATGGCATCATGGAAAAAGAACGCGTTGCTCTTTGAAACAACCCCTGCATGCACGGAAGGAAAACAATCCTGCCAGACGGATTTTGAAATTGTCACGTTCGAGATGCTGCCCGATGTCGTTCCTAGAGAGGATGACGTCCCTGTGGCCGTGAGGCAAATGTTTACTCCGCAGTATACCACCTTGATTTGGGGGGCTTCAAATGCGGGAAAAAGCTGGCTGGGTATTGAACTGGCAACATCTTTGACCACGGGAACACCCTACCTCTATTTTGCAGCCTCTGCTCCTTGTACGCTGTGCTATCTGGATGGCGAGGTCGGCTCTGACTTTAAGCCTAGGGTAAATCAGCTTCTGCAGGGGCGTGAAGAATTTCTTTCTCTTCTGAACAAAAACCTCTTTGTGATTTCTGCCAAGGGTGGGCTTAATATTCTTGACGGAGAAACGCAGAAAATCCTCATAAGCAAGCTGCAAAAATCTGGGATCAAATGCATAGTCATCGACAATCTGCTTTCCCTCGCCCCGACAGCTTCAAAAAGTAATTCCACCCCGCTCCTTGATTTTATCCACAGGATAGAAAAGCTTGGTATTGGCGTCATCGTGCTGCACCATGCCGGTAAAACAGGCAAAGACTTCAAGGGGCCTGTAGATCTTGCCAGCCTGTGCCAGAATGTCATTCACCTTGAAGGCCGTGATCAGCTTGCAAAGGAAATAAGTAAAGACGATGAAGGCGATGATCAACCGTTAAGTCAGGATCTGGCCGAGGCTCTTGAAGGTGATGGTCCTGTGGTACGTATGACCATTGAAAAATGCAAAATTGCCCCAGAGCTTGAACGCCGGAAGATGGTGTACAAACTGCCTGTTGGCGGAATCTGGGAATTTGTTGAAGGAGAGATGTCCACACCTACTAGAAATAGTTCAGATTCTCCTATCGTTGAAGGTACACCAAAAAATTTCCCCGTTGATTCGACACCGTTGCCACCTGATGCCCAGAAGTTGCTTGATACCATGAATAAAGGTCAATCCTACAGCCGGAGCGATCTTGAAAAGATCACTGGGTTCACGACAAAGAAAACTCTCAACATGCTGAAATCTCTGTTGGAAATCAACATTGTTTCTCAAAAGGGAGAAGGCAAAAGCACCTATTACTTCAAATCATGA
- a CDS encoding helix-turn-helix domain-containing protein, producing the protein MNERSAVVNEKDQNQWLTEVDVSLLTKISLSTLRAHRFYRKGMPYSKVGRSVRYSLADVAAFMESRRVTIEKA; encoded by the coding sequence ATGAACGAACGAAGCGCGGTGGTCAATGAAAAGGATCAAAATCAATGGCTGACTGAAGTAGACGTTAGCTTACTAACAAAAATAAGTTTGTCAACACTTAGGGCGCATAGGTTTTACCGCAAGGGTATGCCGTACTCAAAGGTGGGAAGATCTGTGCGGTACAGCTTGGCGGATGTGGCGGCTTTCATGGAATCTCGTCGGGTAACCATTGAAAAAGCGTAA